One window of the Archangium primigenium genome contains the following:
- a CDS encoding M14 family metallopeptidase yields the protein MPVSVLTAPRDLADLCLGLHLEGLPPPPLVREPHVGACLARLRTLAPDLFQVDEVGRSVEGRPLRLVRFGHGPRPVLLWSQMHGDEPTATTALLVLCEYVRQHRDAPRVAKLLSEFTLHALPLLNPDGAERFQRRNAQNLDINRDALVLQTPEGRTLKALRDRLEPVLGFNLHNQNWRTAVGETRQPASISLLAPPFDAARNDNPGRLLAKKVCAVIRDALEPLIPGRIGRYDDGFEPRAFGDNLGRWGTPTVLIESGPWPSAEPEQPLVQMNFVALVSALEALAGGHVERADLGRYTSIPLNWGQGYLHLLLRGGQVFGEAGEAFVADVGVEGLRAVRGEGSEARVVVTGRVEELGDLHVFGAQETLDVTGCWVVPLPPGDVGEGQVVPLPPREARTLRLEQPAELLVLRPLAGAPERGRVERVIRYAR from the coding sequence ATGCCCGTGTCCGTCCTCACCGCGCCTCGTGACCTCGCCGACCTGTGTCTGGGGTTGCACCTGGAGGGCCTGCCCCCGCCGCCGCTCGTGCGCGAGCCCCACGTGGGCGCCTGCCTGGCGCGGCTGCGGACGCTCGCCCCGGACCTGTTCCAGGTCGACGAGGTGGGGCGCTCGGTGGAGGGCCGTCCGCTGCGGCTCGTGCGCTTCGGCCACGGTCCGCGTCCGGTCCTGCTCTGGTCTCAGATGCACGGGGACGAGCCCACCGCCACCACGGCCCTGCTGGTCCTGTGCGAGTACGTGCGCCAGCACCGAGACGCGCCCCGGGTGGCGAAGCTGCTCTCGGAGTTCACCCTGCACGCGCTGCCCCTGCTCAACCCGGACGGCGCCGAGCGCTTCCAACGACGCAACGCGCAGAACCTCGACATCAACCGGGATGCCCTGGTGCTCCAGACGCCCGAGGGCCGCACGCTCAAGGCCCTGCGCGACCGGCTCGAGCCCGTGCTGGGCTTCAACCTGCACAACCAGAACTGGCGCACGGCGGTGGGGGAGACCCGCCAGCCCGCGTCCATCTCCCTGCTCGCGCCGCCCTTTGACGCCGCGCGCAACGACAACCCGGGGCGACTGCTCGCCAAGAAGGTCTGCGCCGTCATCCGCGATGCCCTGGAGCCCCTCATCCCGGGGCGGATCGGCCGCTACGACGACGGCTTCGAGCCCCGGGCCTTCGGGGACAACCTGGGCCGCTGGGGCACGCCCACGGTGCTCATCGAGTCCGGGCCGTGGCCGTCCGCCGAGCCGGAGCAGCCCCTGGTGCAGATGAACTTCGTGGCCCTGGTGTCCGCGCTGGAGGCGCTGGCCGGGGGGCACGTGGAGCGGGCGGACCTCGGGCGCTACACGTCCATTCCCCTCAACTGGGGGCAGGGCTACCTGCACCTGCTGCTCCGGGGCGGCCAGGTGTTCGGCGAGGCGGGAGAGGCCTTCGTCGCGGACGTGGGGGTGGAGGGGCTCCGGGCGGTGCGCGGGGAGGGGAGCGAGGCACGGGTCGTGGTGACGGGGCGCGTCGAGGAATTGGGCGACCTGCACGTCTTCGGGGCCCAGGAGACGCTCGACGTCACGGGGTGCTGGGTGGTGCCGCTGCCGCCCGGCGACGTGGGGGAGGGCCAGGTGGTACCCCTGCCGCCACGCGAGGCCCGGACGCTGCGGCTGGAGCAGCCCGCGGAGCTGCTGGTGCTGCGGCCCCTGGCCGGGGCGCCCGAGCGGGGCCGGGTGGAGCGGGTCATCCGCTACGCGCGCTGA
- a CDS encoding alanine/glycine:cation symporter family protein, giving the protein MFPEFLRNAIDVASNAVWGPWTMALLLGTGVFLTIRLRFVQVVRLREAVRAMVPERATGAGALTPFQAFMTALGASIGTGNIAGVATAIVSGGPGALFWIWVYGFFATAIKFCEAVLGIRYRRWDGERLSAGPMHYLKDGLGAPRLAWLYAFIAGVAALTTTPFTQPNSIAVVLHSQFDLPPLASGIGIAVLTWLVVIGGVKSVGRAAERLAPLKVGLYLVGGLVVVITHLGQLPSVLALVVREAFSMEAAGGGALGVGMMTAMRYGIARGIYANEAGYGTAAVAYGTARTDAPVRQGLQAVMEVFIVSCVTSTLSALVILVSGVWKSGLTSTAVVAQAFNTAIPTVGGWVVAFCAFLFGYTTLIGWAYYGEQFLEYAFGPRLTVPYRWVYCGLVVFGATGKVETIWAWGDLMNGLQIFPNLVGLIGLSGVAASVLKPERPVVSRP; this is encoded by the coding sequence ATGTTCCCTGAATTCCTGCGCAACGCCATCGATGTAGCAAGCAACGCCGTCTGGGGTCCGTGGACGATGGCCCTGCTGCTCGGAACCGGTGTGTTCCTGACGATCCGCCTGCGCTTCGTCCAGGTGGTGCGCCTGCGCGAGGCGGTGCGCGCCATGGTGCCGGAGCGGGCCACGGGCGCGGGGGCGCTCACGCCCTTCCAGGCCTTCATGACGGCGCTGGGGGCCTCCATCGGCACGGGGAACATCGCGGGGGTGGCCACGGCCATCGTGAGCGGCGGGCCCGGGGCGCTGTTCTGGATCTGGGTGTACGGCTTCTTCGCCACGGCCATCAAGTTCTGCGAGGCCGTGCTGGGCATCCGCTACCGCCGGTGGGACGGCGAGCGGCTGTCGGCTGGCCCCATGCACTACCTCAAGGACGGCCTGGGCGCGCCCCGGCTCGCCTGGCTCTACGCGTTCATCGCCGGCGTGGCCGCGCTCACCACCACCCCCTTCACCCAGCCCAACTCCATCGCCGTGGTGCTGCACAGCCAGTTCGACCTGCCGCCGCTCGCCTCGGGCATCGGCATCGCGGTGCTCACCTGGCTCGTGGTCATCGGCGGCGTGAAGAGCGTGGGCCGGGCCGCCGAGCGCCTCGCGCCCCTCAAGGTCGGGCTGTACCTGGTGGGCGGCCTCGTGGTCGTCATCACCCACCTGGGCCAATTGCCCTCGGTGCTGGCGCTCGTGGTGCGCGAGGCCTTCTCGATGGAGGCCGCGGGCGGTGGCGCGCTGGGCGTGGGGATGATGACGGCCATGCGCTACGGCATCGCCCGGGGCATCTACGCCAACGAGGCCGGCTACGGCACGGCGGCGGTGGCCTATGGCACGGCGCGCACCGATGCCCCCGTGCGCCAGGGGCTCCAGGCGGTGATGGAGGTGTTCATCGTGTCGTGCGTGACGTCCACGCTCAGCGCGCTGGTCATCCTGGTGAGCGGCGTGTGGAAGTCCGGGCTCACGAGCACCGCCGTGGTGGCCCAGGCCTTCAACACCGCCATTCCCACGGTGGGCGGCTGGGTGGTGGCCTTCTGCGCCTTCCTCTTCGGCTACACGACGCTGATTGGCTGGGCGTACTACGGCGAGCAGTTCCTCGAGTACGCGTTCGGCCCCCGGCTCACCGTGCCCTACCGCTGGGTGTACTGCGGCCTGGTCGTCTTCGGCGCCACGGGCAAGGTGGAGACCATCTGGGCGTGGGGAGACCTGATGAACGGCCTGCAGATCTTCCCCAACCTCGTGGGGCTCATTGGCTTGAGCGGTGTGGCCGCGTCCGTGCTCAAACCGGAGCGGCCCGTGGTCTCACGGCCCTGA
- a CDS encoding diadenylate cyclase, producing the protein MHNFDEKALAVVKGSKLNPQDIQLVLSRIPKAMPHLKFSDNWTVFEEKGDSFAHRTKTGAHCHVQIKDAHIAIEVFSRKETLSNDDLQVLRDLCQEAAGLIQASTDNGVSLADFGVNAMSSVIAKYISESSAHPVSSAQVKNYFKFLRSLSGETYENQRISYGLILLPQKKRAASSVLEFDNKRFKRLTDGFSTAISLDVNGSIVQLTSLTAKKENKNSSLGRPWWIGPLADTASSQGGIGVALTKGGDILVVKDRELLISQRAGEWRLWRHSAITSAVRDSWLTRGHPGNLDRVLVALYRVALDLAFRRSGGLLVVASTWKKADKLVTAKGDLIGASSRSNSEQALDNSLSEKSILTMDRRVLADLASLDGALVIHRSGRLVAYGAMVRAKSNTAQQGARSRAAIGASEYGLAIKVSSDGGITVYRQGVCVVTL; encoded by the coding sequence ATGCACAACTTCGACGAAAAAGCTCTCGCAGTGGTCAAAGGCAGCAAACTAAATCCGCAAGACATTCAACTCGTTCTATCAAGAATACCCAAAGCGATGCCGCATCTGAAATTTTCGGACAACTGGACAGTATTCGAAGAGAAGGGTGACTCTTTTGCGCATCGCACAAAAACTGGGGCTCATTGCCACGTCCAGATCAAAGACGCACATATCGCCATTGAAGTCTTCTCCAGAAAAGAAACCCTCAGCAATGATGATCTCCAAGTACTAAGAGATCTGTGCCAGGAAGCCGCTGGATTGATTCAAGCGTCGACTGACAATGGCGTTTCACTTGCAGACTTTGGAGTAAACGCCATGTCCAGCGTAATCGCCAAATATATTTCCGAATCATCAGCGCACCCCGTGTCGTCCGCTCAAGTCAAAAACTATTTTAAGTTTCTTCGCTCGCTCTCTGGCGAGACATATGAAAACCAAAGGATATCGTACGGGCTCATTTTACTTCCCCAGAAAAAGCGAGCCGCATCCTCAGTACTAGAGTTCGACAACAAGAGATTCAAAAGACTAACCGATGGATTCTCAACGGCCATTTCGCTCGATGTTAACGGCTCAATCGTCCAATTGACGTCGCTAACGGCAAAGAAAGAAAACAAAAACTCCAGTTTGGGACGTCCCTGGTGGATCGGTCCGCTTGCCGATACAGCGTCAAGTCAGGGTGGAATTGGAGTTGCCCTAACAAAGGGCGGTGACATTTTGGTTGTAAAAGACAGGGAACTCTTGATCTCACAGCGAGCAGGAGAGTGGAGGCTTTGGAGGCATAGCGCTATAACCTCAGCAGTAAGAGACTCCTGGCTAACCAGAGGCCACCCCGGGAATCTTGATAGAGTGTTGGTTGCTCTGTATCGAGTTGCACTCGACTTGGCATTTCGGCGCTCTGGCGGACTTCTCGTCGTTGCCTCAACTTGGAAAAAAGCTGATAAACTCGTTACAGCCAAGGGTGACCTGATTGGAGCTTCGAGCAGGAGCAACTCCGAGCAGGCACTCGACAACTCTCTCTCCGAAAAATCAATTTTGACCATGGATAGAAGAGTGCTTGCCGACCTAGCCAGTCTAGATGGAGCGCTCGTCATTCATCGTTCAGGACGGCTTGTGGCATACGGCGCAATGGTTCGAGCCAAATCCAATACCGCTCAACAGGGGGCTCGTTCGAGGGCTGCAATTGGGGCAAGTGAATACGGCCTCGCAATCAAAGTCAGCTCGGACGGCGGAATCACCGTTTACAGGCAGGGTGTTTGCGTGGTCACGCTTTGA
- a CDS encoding DUF819 domain-containing protein, whose translation MTGPLIQAPMAVLVVLLAVLALLLLAERHPVLGRVFKVVPLLVLVYFVPTLLSNTGVIPTRSDLYGFVSAYLLPASLVLQVLAMDLGAISRLGRGAVLLFLAGTVGIMLGGPLAYLLLGRWVPADLGDQAWKGLAALSGSWIGGSANFVAIGQSVGARDDTLSMMVVVDVGVSNLWTAVLLWFAGRERQMDERLGADRRAIDVVREQVERFHAAVSRPTRMQDLVWLLALSLGTTVVCTEVAKHLPDVGTFITGFTWVVLLVTTVGGLMSFTRLRELEGAGASRVGALFLYVLVMTIGAKADFRRLLDAPAMVAVGLVWMAVHAGIVLGVRRWLRAPIFFAAVGSQANVGGAASSSVVAAAFHPALAPVGVMLAVAGYVLGTYGGLVCAVMLEQVYRLLH comes from the coding sequence ATGACCGGACCGCTCATCCAGGCGCCCATGGCGGTGCTGGTGGTGCTGCTGGCCGTCCTGGCGCTGCTGCTGCTCGCCGAGCGCCACCCCGTGCTCGGGCGCGTCTTCAAGGTCGTGCCCCTGCTGGTGCTCGTCTATTTCGTGCCCACGCTGCTGTCCAACACGGGCGTCATCCCCACGCGCTCGGACCTGTACGGCTTCGTGTCGGCGTACCTCTTGCCCGCGAGCCTCGTGCTCCAGGTGCTGGCCATGGACCTGGGCGCCATCTCCCGGCTGGGGCGGGGCGCGGTGCTGCTGTTCCTCGCGGGCACGGTGGGCATCATGCTGGGCGGGCCCCTGGCCTACCTGCTGCTGGGCCGCTGGGTGCCGGCGGACCTGGGGGACCAGGCGTGGAAGGGGCTGGCGGCGCTCAGTGGCTCGTGGATTGGCGGGAGCGCGAACTTCGTGGCCATCGGGCAGAGCGTGGGGGCGCGCGACGACACGCTGAGCATGATGGTGGTGGTGGACGTGGGCGTGTCGAACCTGTGGACGGCGGTGCTCCTGTGGTTCGCGGGGCGCGAGCGCCAGATGGACGAGCGGCTGGGCGCGGACCGGCGGGCCATCGATGTGGTGCGCGAGCAGGTGGAGCGCTTCCACGCCGCGGTGTCCCGGCCCACGCGCATGCAGGACCTGGTGTGGCTCCTGGCCCTCTCCCTGGGCACGACGGTGGTGTGCACGGAGGTGGCGAAGCACCTGCCGGACGTGGGCACGTTCATCACCGGCTTCACCTGGGTGGTGCTCCTGGTGACGACGGTGGGCGGGCTCATGTCCTTCACGCGCCTGCGCGAATTGGAGGGCGCGGGCGCGAGCCGCGTGGGGGCGCTGTTCCTCTACGTGCTGGTGATGACCATTGGCGCCAAGGCGGACTTCCGGCGACTGCTGGACGCGCCGGCCATGGTGGCCGTGGGCCTGGTGTGGATGGCGGTGCACGCGGGCATCGTGCTGGGCGTGCGCAGGTGGTTGCGTGCCCCCATCTTCTTCGCGGCCGTGGGCTCCCAGGCCAACGTGGGCGGCGCGGCGTCGTCGTCCGTGGTGGCCGCCGCGTTCCATCCCGCGCTCGCTCCGGTGGGCGTCATGCTCGCGGTGGCCGGCTACGTGCTGGGCACCTATGGCGGCCTCGTGTGCGCGGTGATGCTGGAGCAGGTGTACCGACTGCTTCATTGA
- a CDS encoding dipeptide epimerase — protein sequence MPLRMDVRVLELPLRHAWTIARGTSTSKRNVLVELRAEGVVARGEAAPNVRYGESAETVTQALDALAPALAGDPWHFRVLSERVDAALPGNHAAKAALDIALYDLAGKRLGVPLHRMLGLDPAAMPLTSFSIGIDDPAALARKVEEAAPYPVLKVKLGAKDVRETFGAVRAATTKVVRVDANEAWSREEALAHIEWLATQGVELVEQPLPAADVEGAKWLRERSPLPLVADEALMMASDVPRLAEGYHGINVKLQKCGGIREALRIIETARACGLKVMIGCMVETSVGIAAAAHLGPLADWLDLDGNLLLSRDPFQGHPVVDGRIRLGTGAGLGVEPVSTP from the coding sequence ATGCCCCTGCGGATGGATGTCCGAGTTCTCGAGCTGCCCCTGCGCCACGCCTGGACGATCGCGCGGGGGACGAGCACCTCCAAGCGCAACGTCCTGGTGGAGCTGCGGGCGGAGGGGGTGGTGGCCCGGGGCGAGGCCGCGCCGAACGTGCGGTATGGGGAGTCGGCCGAGACGGTGACCCAGGCGCTGGACGCGCTCGCGCCGGCGCTCGCGGGGGATCCGTGGCACTTCCGGGTGTTGTCCGAGCGCGTCGACGCGGCGCTCCCCGGCAACCACGCGGCGAAGGCGGCGCTGGACATCGCCCTGTATGACCTGGCGGGCAAGCGCCTGGGGGTGCCGCTGCACCGGATGCTGGGGTTGGATCCGGCGGCCATGCCGCTCACGTCCTTCTCCATCGGCATCGACGACCCGGCGGCGCTGGCGCGCAAGGTGGAGGAGGCGGCGCCCTATCCGGTGCTCAAGGTGAAGCTCGGCGCCAAGGACGTGCGCGAGACGTTCGGCGCGGTGCGCGCGGCGACGACCAAGGTGGTGCGGGTGGACGCCAACGAGGCCTGGAGTCGCGAGGAGGCGCTGGCGCACATCGAGTGGCTGGCCACCCAGGGCGTGGAGCTGGTGGAGCAGCCCCTGCCGGCCGCGGACGTGGAGGGCGCGAAGTGGCTGCGCGAGCGCTCGCCCCTGCCGCTGGTGGCGGACGAGGCGTTGATGATGGCCTCGGACGTGCCGCGGCTGGCCGAGGGCTACCACGGCATCAACGTGAAGCTGCAGAAGTGCGGCGGCATCCGCGAGGCGCTGCGCATCATCGAGACGGCGCGCGCCTGTGGGCTCAAGGTGATGATTGGCTGCATGGTGGAGACGTCCGTGGGCATCGCCGCGGCGGCGCACCTGGGGCCGCTGGCGGACTGGCTGGATCTGGACGGCAACCTGCTGCTGTCCCGCGACCCGTTCCAGGGCCACCCGGTGGTGGACGGGCGCATCCGCCTGGGGACGGGCGCGGGGCTGGGCGTGGAGCCCGTGTCCACCCCATGA
- a CDS encoding M20/M25/M40 family metallo-hydrolase, which produces MSPLLLALTLLAAPGRVTPAPTDEAGNMRALLAELIAVDTTNPPGNEAAAAHVAARWLREAGIDSQRVEIAPGRVHLVARLPGTGAARPVLVLAHVDTVPADRSEWASDPWTLTERDGFLYGRGVQDNKGMVAASILALRRLHRSGTPRSRDVVLVLSADEEVGAQAGIDKLLERRPELREAEFALNEGGLTELTADRRRVRFVNLQAAERVSRQVVLKATGPGGHSSVPPPTPSPLVRLAAAVARVGALTFPPRLTPVTRLNVEGRVKVTPGEVDQALQRLVAQPDAPPPEAVDTLARLDPALAAVLRTTCVPTVFHAGTRPNVIPATAEATLNCRLLPDDDVQQVRARIVEAVADPDIQVEMNMKPLDSPASPVGDNAMFRAATAAAAHVWPGAPLFPRMSTGTTESTALRRVGIHAYGIDPFALTPEDARTAHAPNERIPVASLQPGAEFVHRLLVELVK; this is translated from the coding sequence ATGTCTCCCCTGCTCCTCGCCCTCACCCTGCTGGCCGCGCCGGGCCGCGTCACGCCCGCCCCGACCGACGAAGCGGGGAACATGCGCGCCCTGCTCGCCGAGCTCATCGCCGTGGACACCACCAATCCGCCCGGCAACGAGGCCGCCGCCGCGCACGTGGCCGCGCGGTGGCTGCGCGAGGCGGGCATCGACTCGCAGCGCGTCGAGATCGCCCCCGGCCGGGTCCACCTCGTCGCGCGGCTGCCCGGCACCGGCGCCGCGCGCCCCGTGCTCGTGCTGGCCCACGTGGACACCGTGCCCGCGGACCGCTCCGAGTGGGCGAGCGACCCGTGGACCCTCACCGAGCGCGACGGCTTCCTCTACGGCCGCGGCGTGCAGGACAACAAGGGCATGGTGGCCGCCAGCATCCTCGCGCTGCGACGGCTGCACCGCTCGGGCACGCCCCGCTCGCGCGACGTGGTGCTCGTGCTCAGCGCGGACGAGGAGGTGGGCGCGCAGGCGGGCATCGACAAGCTGCTCGAGCGCCGCCCGGAGCTGCGCGAGGCGGAGTTCGCCCTCAACGAAGGCGGCCTCACGGAGCTCACCGCGGATCGCCGCCGAGTGCGCTTCGTGAACCTCCAGGCCGCCGAGCGGGTGTCGCGCCAGGTGGTGCTCAAGGCCACGGGCCCCGGCGGCCACTCCTCCGTGCCACCCCCCACGCCCTCGCCGCTGGTGCGGCTGGCCGCGGCGGTCGCCCGCGTGGGCGCGCTCACCTTCCCGCCCCGCCTGACGCCGGTGACCCGCCTCAACGTGGAGGGCCGGGTGAAGGTGACGCCGGGGGAGGTGGACCAGGCGCTCCAGCGGCTCGTGGCCCAGCCGGACGCCCCGCCCCCGGAGGCCGTGGACACCCTCGCGCGGCTCGACCCCGCGCTGGCCGCCGTGCTGCGCACCACCTGCGTGCCCACCGTCTTCCACGCGGGCACCCGGCCCAACGTCATCCCCGCCACCGCCGAGGCCACGCTCAACTGCCGCCTGCTGCCGGACGACGACGTCCAGCAGGTGCGCGCCCGCATCGTCGAGGCGGTGGCGGACCCCGACATCCAGGTGGAGATGAACATGAAGCCCCTGGACTCGCCCGCTTCGCCCGTGGGGGACAACGCGATGTTCCGCGCCGCCACCGCCGCCGCCGCCCACGTCTGGCCTGGCGCCCCCCTGTTTCCCCGCATGTCCACCGGCACCACCGAGTCCACCGCCCTGCGCCGGGTGGGCATCCACGCCTACGGCATCGACCCCTTCGCGCTCACGCCCGAGGATGCCCGCACGGCCCACGCCCCCAACGAGCGCATTCCGGTGGCCTCGCTGCAGCCGGGCGCCGAATTCGTCCACCGGCTGCTGGTGGAGCTGGTGAAGTGA
- a CDS encoding peptidase C39 family protein, which translates to MRPSPVPVRCVLSLMTLLLSACGPGLRPTLREEEPVARIWRTSAEARDFQRFAREGTTLTPDGALALDASAALAPAGSDPARPEGGHRVGHAMSEERLVPGGFDNVVPSFDVHTPPGTWVRLTLSARVDGTWTKAYDFGVWALDADTVTRRSAGRQEDTHGKVLTDTLVLARPADALRLTVWLHSTQPGVSPRVRALAAAVTDTRREAPEERSDGRAWGTVLPVPGRSQLLYPPDGGVWCSPTSVSMLLAYWSGRLGREALVVPVPEAASRVYDATYAGTGNWPFNTAYASALADGALHGMVVRFDSFTQVERLIAEGIPVSISVAYGAGELPGSPVASSNGHLLVVKGFTATGDVVCNDPAFPNDETVNVTYPREALLRAWDHSHRSAYLLWPAGTPLPAGALAFVP; encoded by the coding sequence ATGCGTCCCTCCCCCGTCCCCGTGCGCTGTGTGTTGTCCCTGATGACCCTGCTGTTGTCGGCGTGTGGCCCGGGCCTCCGGCCCACCCTGCGAGAGGAAGAGCCCGTGGCGAGAATCTGGCGAACGAGCGCCGAGGCGCGCGACTTCCAGCGCTTCGCCCGCGAGGGCACCACCCTCACCCCGGACGGAGCGCTCGCGCTGGACGCCTCGGCGGCCCTGGCGCCCGCGGGCAGCGATCCCGCCCGGCCCGAGGGCGGCCACCGCGTGGGCCACGCCATGTCCGAGGAGCGGCTCGTGCCCGGGGGCTTCGACAACGTGGTGCCCTCCTTCGACGTGCACACCCCGCCGGGCACCTGGGTGCGCCTCACCCTCTCCGCGCGCGTGGACGGCACCTGGACGAAGGCGTACGACTTCGGCGTCTGGGCCCTGGACGCGGACACGGTGACGCGGCGCAGCGCCGGACGCCAGGAGGACACGCACGGCAAGGTGCTCACCGACACGCTCGTGCTCGCCCGGCCCGCGGACGCGCTGCGCCTGACGGTGTGGTTGCACTCCACCCAGCCCGGAGTGTCGCCCCGGGTGCGCGCGCTCGCCGCGGCGGTGACGGACACCCGGCGCGAGGCCCCCGAGGAGCGCTCGGACGGGCGCGCCTGGGGCACGGTGCTGCCGGTGCCCGGGCGCTCGCAGTTGCTCTACCCGCCCGATGGCGGCGTGTGGTGCTCGCCCACCTCGGTGTCCATGCTGCTCGCGTACTGGAGCGGCCGGCTCGGCCGTGAGGCGCTGGTGGTGCCCGTGCCCGAGGCGGCCTCGCGCGTCTACGACGCCACCTACGCGGGCACCGGCAACTGGCCCTTCAACACCGCCTACGCCTCGGCGCTGGCGGACGGCGCCCTGCACGGCATGGTGGTCCGCTTCGACTCGTTCACCCAGGTGGAGCGGCTCATCGCCGAGGGCATCCCCGTGAGCATCAGCGTGGCCTACGGGGCGGGCGAGCTGCCGGGCTCTCCCGTGGCGAGCTCCAACGGCCACCTGCTGGTGGTCAAGGGCTTCACCGCCACGGGCGACGTGGTCTGCAACGACCCCGCCTTCCCCAACGACGAAACGGTGAACGTGACGTACCCGCGCGAGGCGCTGCTGCGCGCGTGGGACCACTCCCACCGCTCGGCCTACCTGCTGTGGCCGGCGGGCACTCCGCTGCCCGCCGGCGCGCTCGCGTTCGTGCCCTGA